The genomic DNA ttgctGTTAACCGTTGTCTGGCTTGTTTTAAGGATATCAGCTattgattaaaataaagtaaagcaaatatcaggaggaggaagtgggcAGAGTGAAATGAGATTCGAAAATATCAGATGAGGAACCCAGTTATCCTTGTCAAAGTTGAACTTCATTGTCACAAGagccattctttttttttttgaggctCATTGTCAGTTTAACTTCATCAGTTCATACATCAGACATTATTTCACCCACATGCATTTCATTGACAtgtacattaaaacaaaattatGTCACTTCCCTGATGTATTTTCCCTTATGTATCTATGTGctgttataaatatataatagaTTACtctcaaattaaataaaagaaaaattattAAGGACATGAGTCAGTCTTGATAGCgaattgttattgttgttttttacagtttcaCATTTCACACTTTAGTCAGAGCttaatatttcacatttaaacctgatgtttaaatgtaaatcttGGTGGAACATGTACTCAAACTACTCACTTTTGTTTCATGTTCTCCATATTGCCTGTAAAGGAATGAAAACATGACTGACATGAAGATTCTAAAAGAGGATAAATACATTAGGATTATAATAGCACTTATCTGTCACTATTGTTCTGCTATACAAGTATGGAGCCTCTTTATGGAACTTTCAGTTTGAACATGTGATCTGTTAAAACCCATTTTCTATCCGCAGATTCCTGATCCACCTTTCAACTGATCAACAACCCATATGATTGGTTAGAagatattttcagaataaaattcAAACAGACCAAACCATTGAAGACCCTGGTGAAAGATATGTAAAGGTCTGTCACTCTGGACTTCTACACAACAACATGGAGAGACTAACTTGTCAGCTGTTGTCACTTGCAGTTCTTTTTGCTGCTGTTGATCTCATCTGTTGTTACAGCTTTAAGAACTGCATCGAAGACCAGTATTTCTATGGAAGAACTTACAAATGCATCAATCGAAAAGACAAAGACGTGTTGTCCTATGTTGATGATCTGCCGTCGTCTTCCATCAACCTCACCATCAGTGTAACTCCTCTGTGGCTCATTCCTGACAAGAGCTTTGCTCATCTGCCAAACCTTCAGAACCTCAGACTGGATCATAATAAGTTGAGCATTATGAATCAGTTTGCTTTCCAAAACTTGACTCTTCTTAAGACTCTCAATTTGTCCTTCAATGTCATATCAGAGCTCCACCCTGCTGTGTTTAAGGACCTACACAATCTCACCATTCTCTTACTAACAAATAATAGATTAAAGCAGCTCCCTGAGGGCCTTTTCTCCACTCTTCCCAATCTAGACACTTTAAACATAAGGCAAAACTTTCTGAAAAATTTCTCCACGATTGCAGAGTCTGTGTCAAATCTAACGCGTCTGAAGTGTTTAGATCTTTGCAACAACAATTTGACCTCACTCAACCACCCAAACGTGTCCCTGCCCGAATCCCTcactattttatatttatgtagAAATAATCTGTCTACATTAGGGTGTGAACAGTCATTTCTGGGGTTCATCCAGCTTCTAGATTTTTCATACAATCCTGAGCTTTCTACGATGGCTTTTCAAGGAGTGGATTTGAGTCATATACACTATCTGCGTTTGCGTTCAACAAATGTCAAGGTAGTGGAGTTTCTAAAGATCAGCAATGTCAATGCTCGTCACATTGATTTCTCAGGCACCCATCTGAAAAATGACAGCCTGCTGATGGAGCTCTGCGGattgttaaatagaaaggtgaaATGGATTAAAAATATGAACCTGGAAAGTAATGGGATTGAGAATCTAACAAATAAAACCCTAAGCTCTTGCCCAAATATCAGAGGGGCATTGGATCTATCACGAAACGAACTGAAAACCACAAGTTGTCTCGACTTTCTTAACGGACACACACAGTTGAATATGTTCACTGCAGAGTATAACCGTTTAACTTCCCTCCCTTCCTGTAAGACAACAAATATGGTTATTTTCCCAAATGTGAAAACCATTAGCTACCGTTACAACCGCATCCTGTCAGTCAACTCTCATGCCTTCTATAACACACCAGATCTCAAGACGCTAAAACTGAACATAAATAAAATTGCATATCTCAATATTACAGCTCTCAAAGGACTAAAGAGCCTTGAGATACTTCGTCTGGACAATAATCTCTTAACTGAGTTGTTTAGTGACTCATTTGCGGATCAGATCGAGCTGAAAACCCTCAACCTGCGTAACAATCGCATCGCTGCTATTTTTGAAAGGACCTTCCACAGTCTCAAGAAACTCAATATACTCGACCTAGGAGGTAATAAGATCACTCATTTTGCGCCATCAGGCCTTGATGGACTGGAGAGTTTGTCCAAATTCTATCTAGATGGTaacaaccttaaaaaaatcGACACTTCCCTCTGTCGTGTTTTTCAAGACACACTAACAGTGCTAGATTTACAAAGTAATCAGATTCGCTTCCTCACAGAACGTACGAGTTCACCATTTATGAATCTAAGTAAACTCAATGATCTGAAACTGGACGGGCAGCGTCCTTATGGCCTCACAATTATACCCAGGAATTTTTTCCGTGGCCTAAACTCACTGCAATCTCTGTATCTCACCAACAATAAAATCTATGAGCTCCCCCCTGATGTCTTCAATGATCTGAGAAGTTTGAAGTTCCTCACATTGGATAACTGCTGTGTCGGGGTGACACAGCTACAGCCAGGAATCTTTAAAAATCTAAAGAATTTGTCCAAATTGATTGTAGAAAATATGGTTATTCAGAACTTCTCAAGAGAGGTTTTTGGGGATCTGACACAACTGCAGACGCTGCAGCTAAACCGAAATGGGATGCACAGCATTCCTGTTGATGCACTAGAAAGTTTACCTAAACTGCGATACCTTGACATGAGAACCACTCCCTTAACCTGTACCTGCACAAACACCTTGTTGCAAAACTGGACAATGAATAACACAAATGTCCAGGTTGTCTATCTCTACAATATGCCATGCCCAACCAATCGAAAACACTATTTCTACAACTTTGACACCAAAGTTTGTTACATAGATCTAGGAGAGTACCTGTTCTTAAGCACAGCAGTTTTGGTTTTTCTGTTAACATTCACTCCATTACTCTATGTCAAACTTTACTGGAAAATGAAGTACAGCTACTACGTGTTCAGATCCTGGTTCAATGAGCAGTGGCGCAGAATCAGAGATGAGGAGGAAAATTGCAAATATGATGCATTTATTTCCTATAATTCTTCTGATGAACAATGGGTCATGGACCAGTTGCTGCCTAACTTGGAGGGAAATGGATCATCTTTCAAACTTTGCCTACATCACAGGGACTTTGAGCTGGGCCGTTACATTGTGGACAATATAGTCACTGCTGTATACGGCAGCCGCAAAACTATTTGTGTGGTGAGCAGGAATTTCCTCAGCAGTGAGTGGTGTTCTCTAGAAATCCAACTGGCCAGCTACCGACTCTTCGACGAGCACCGGGATGTTCTCCTGCTTGTGTTTCTGGAGCCGATCTCTGAGAGGCAGCTGTCCTCCTACCACCGCatgaggaagagcatgttgaAAAAGACTTATCTGCAATGGCCTGGCTCAAACTGCACTGACCCCACACAGGCCCAAGAGCTGTTTTGGAGTCAGCTCCGTAAAGCGATTGGAACAGGAAGCAGAGTCGAAACGAAAGAAAACGAGGAGAGAAAAGGTGGTGTTAATCTTGAAAGTAAAGAAACGGAAGGTTTTGAGACTCACAATTCAGATGAAAATTATTATTTGCTACCCTAAACCATTGTTTAATCTGTGATTGTTAAGACAAACCTCTCAGTATAGTCCATCAAATAATTGATGATTTTCTGCCAAAAGGTGAAGGTAATGGAAACATGGTGTCAATGTGTAGTGCTATGTAATGTGAGACACATAGCATACTTTACTCAAGAATTGTTGATGTTACACAATTGTAACAATGTGTTTTCCTACATTTAAATGAAGCCCACATATACAACAAAAAACCATCAAATCAGAACAGTCTTTGCTAAAAATCTCATTCTGTAAGTAATTTCCCATTATGGCACCTGTGTTATCAATCATATGTGATTTATAgttttgaatattaaaaaactACAATGATGTAAACAATACATAATTGTGCTTTTTCCTATCTCACCATAAAAGGGACAAAAGATTAATAATAGCTTACTGTTACAAGGACATATTTTGCTATTACTTTTAATACTGTGTGTCAAATGTAGGCACACAACACTTAGTATCTATGCTGGCTGTGAACAGAAAGTCTTGATTGTGTGAATCAAGAGAATATTGTTTTTCAGATATCTAAACAAAATGTTCACAGGCATGTGTCACTGTAGAGCTTCACCATACATTAGTACAGTCTCATAGGCGGAAATGACCAGTGCTCGGGGCTCAGGAGAGAGGAATGGGAAGTTGCCGTGTCTCTTTCCAGCATGTGAGATGGGGGGTAATGAATCATGTCAGTGTGGTGGGACCTATGGGGTGCGTGAGTTGTAGGTAGACTAAATTGGCTGTAAGGCTGGAAGCTGTGGCTCTGCTCAGGATGGAGTACTTGGGATGTGAAGGACGGGGGGAGAGAGTATCTCTTTGTTTCAAATAGGCCTTGCTCTTGAGGAAAGTAAATTGGCTCAGCTGAATTTCTTTCGAGTAGCTGTGATTGGTAGGATAAGAATTTTGGGGTATTGCTTACGCTGTATTCAGGTCCATCTAGAACCCTGGTTTGGTTcataaagctgttttcaaaGGAGTGAAACTTTAAAGTCTCTTTGCTTTTTGGCCTGCTGAAACTGTCTCTCCAGTGGGGagatactgtttgtttttcttcccaaCATGAGGTAGGAGAGGGAGCATATAAATGATCTCTGATTCCAGAGGGCTTACAGTCAATGATAAACTCAGGTGAGCAAGGAGATCGGAGGATATCGTCCAGAAGACTGGCAGAAGTCCTCTCAGGCCTTCTGAACCACTCAGACGTCTACGTAAAAACAGATATTTCACATAATGCAGCGTTAATTTATCTGCTGATTACAAAAGGAAAGACAACAGCTGAGACACGTGAAATAACTATGGCAGGGTGCTTTTGTCATCTTACCTGTTTCAGGTTTTGTGGTAATCGTGGACTTGACTTCAAGTTACAATGGGTACTTCCCTTTTCTTTGAAAGGTTTGGTTTTCAGGGTGTTGAATAAAGGCTTACTGGCTTGACGCTCTATTGTGAATGCATCTGAAAATAaggaaacattaaataaaacctGCCCTCAAACAGGAATTTGTACAGTGcttactactactactttttATAAACAGGAATTTTACTCTGTGGGTTTACGTGAATCCATGCTGTTGTGGATTACTCGTTGAACTCATGTGAAATCCAACTTTTAAACAGGATCATGATTTTTGAAGGTTTTAAAATATAgtcttttgcttttatttccaTGAAGAAGTGTTCGTCCTTGAGGGAACTACTACTTGTGTTTGAAATATACCACAGGTAATTGGGGCAGTTCTTCTGTGCAATGATTTAATAATAGTCCGCTTCAGACTAATCAAGTGGATATGATTACTTCTGAACTTACTGTATTTCTAGTTCAAATTATTTCTCTGCATccactgcaggtaaacagagaatTCCAAAGAATCCCTAGCTTTACAAAAAACTTTGGTATACATTTTTGTACAAATGGTAAAGATCTTAATTATAAGACCTTTTTAATTATATTAAGTAAATTATTATAAAGATACAGCTACATTTACATATCACCTAGACACAACAAAAGGTAAACAAAAATTgaacaaatatgaatatatagATATATCCCAGAGCTGTCGGGTAATTTGGTGTCTACCTGTATTCTGGAGCTCATCTTCATCTATCATGGTCAGCTCTTGATCCTGGACTTCCTTGGTATGATCAGACCCAAAGCTGAGGCATCGCTGAAGTCTGAAGAGGTTCACCTGAAGCTGAAGTCCGTGCCTCTCCTGCAGAGCTTTCAGCAGCACTTCCCTGCTCTCTGCCaccaggtttctttttttcaagagCGGGAACTGCACACAGCCACACAAGCTTGCTGCCACTGCAGAGACAGACTCAGACACAACGCTGGGATCTGATTGTCTTTGTTGTGAGTCCAAACTGTCCACAGTGTGCGAGCTGGAGAACTTAAGTAGGCTTCGGCTGGCACCAGCGAGTTGTTTTCCGTGGAAAACTAACTCCTGGTCTTTCGGGGTTTGCTCCAGAGTAGAAATCATGTGTGCCTTCACCTTCTTGTTtaattttgtcacattttctctgtAATCAGTGGGAGTCAG from Labrus mixtus chromosome 11, fLabMix1.1, whole genome shotgun sequence includes the following:
- the tlr21 gene encoding toll-like receptor 21, translated to MERLTCQLLSLAVLFAAVDLICCYSFKNCIEDQYFYGRTYKCINRKDKDVLSYVDDLPSSSINLTISVTPLWLIPDKSFAHLPNLQNLRLDHNKLSIMNQFAFQNLTLLKTLNLSFNVISELHPAVFKDLHNLTILLLTNNRLKQLPEGLFSTLPNLDTLNIRQNFLKNFSTIAESVSNLTRLKCLDLCNNNLTSLNHPNVSLPESLTILYLCRNNLSTLGCEQSFLGFIQLLDFSYNPELSTMAFQGVDLSHIHYLRLRSTNVKVVEFLKISNVNARHIDFSGTHLKNDSLLMELCGLLNRKVKWIKNMNLESNGIENLTNKTLSSCPNIRGALDLSRNELKTTSCLDFLNGHTQLNMFTAEYNRLTSLPSCKTTNMVIFPNVKTISYRYNRILSVNSHAFYNTPDLKTLKLNINKIAYLNITALKGLKSLEILRLDNNLLTELFSDSFADQIELKTLNLRNNRIAAIFERTFHSLKKLNILDLGGNKITHFAPSGLDGLESLSKFYLDGNNLKKIDTSLCRVFQDTLTVLDLQSNQIRFLTERTSSPFMNLSKLNDLKLDGQRPYGLTIIPRNFFRGLNSLQSLYLTNNKIYELPPDVFNDLRSLKFLTLDNCCVGVTQLQPGIFKNLKNLSKLIVENMVIQNFSREVFGDLTQLQTLQLNRNGMHSIPVDALESLPKLRYLDMRTTPLTCTCTNTLLQNWTMNNTNVQVVYLYNMPCPTNRKHYFYNFDTKVCYIDLGEYLFLSTAVLVFLLTFTPLLYVKLYWKMKYSYYVFRSWFNEQWRRIRDEEENCKYDAFISYNSSDEQWVMDQLLPNLEGNGSSFKLCLHHRDFELGRYIVDNIVTAVYGSRKTICVVSRNFLSSEWCSLEIQLASYRLFDEHRDVLLLVFLEPISERQLSSYHRMRKSMLKKTYLQWPGSNCTDPTQAQELFWSQLRKAIGTGSRVETKENEERKGGVNLESKETEGFETHNSDENYYLLP
- the si:dkey-250k15.4 gene encoding uncharacterized protein si:dkey-250k15.4 — encoded protein: MSHMCGRSLSDKDRISNFFNKQSKATDKNCCLVNGSTAGYKCLHHHSKTDGQHRIKRLKSRKERCKMKGGGKEAPKSKSHHLHCRLQSSRDIPYFHDRCCHSSCHCSSRRDAAFPNVVPVAQEPSIITDSRLIGHHGLFNHEVKSIDIERLLSKQRKMEKSGQQVHENNYTSRPSSTSPNLTPLFNNDMLDAEPDEVLTLDREADLAIKAHNNIQEKENKMNQGSDFTPGQKTNPVMTEKGIEPQLTPTDYRENVTKLNKKVKAHMISTLEQTPKDQELVFHGKQLAGASRSLLKFSSSHTVDSLDSQQRQSDPSVVSESVSAVAASLCGCVQFPLLKKRNLVAESREVLLKALQERHGLQLQVNLFRLQRCLSFGSDHTKEVQDQELTMIDEDELQNTDAFTIERQASKPLFNTLKTKPFKEKGSTHCNLKSSPRLPQNLKQTSEWFRRPERTSASLLDDILRSPCSPEFIIDCKPSGIRDHLYAPSPTSCWEEKQTVSPHWRDSFSRPKSKETLKFHSFENSFMNQTRVLDGPEYSVSNTPKFLSYQSQLLERNSAEPIYFPQEQGLFETKRYSLPPSFTSQVLHPEQSHSFQPYSQFSLPTTHAPHRSHHTDMIHYPPSHMLERDTATSHSSLLSPEHWSFPPMRLY